One genomic segment of Culturomica massiliensis includes these proteins:
- a CDS encoding TonB-dependent receptor, which produces MPFVQYDDVICFFDRTQPVGDNNDRKSWILTGRFSKGIDKLHGMIAIDLMYINNRTSMMQDGIQTPYTSDWFTISPQFNFRPVSWSNIVYKCTFGRNILELPTTSSSSNRFTQSLEIVFVPTQQLDIKLKGEHYYNELNAKQSKTLFMADASFTYRISPSFEIGGIISNILDKKVYSYTLYDQLTNYDYRYMIRPRNYMLQATLTF; this is translated from the coding sequence TTGCCCTTTGTCCAGTACGATGATGTGATCTGCTTTTTTGACCGTACTCAGCCGGTGGGCGACAATAATGACCGTAAAAGCTGGATTTTAACGGGACGTTTCAGTAAAGGGATTGACAAACTACACGGCATGATAGCCATCGACCTGATGTATATCAATAACCGAACCTCTATGATGCAAGACGGCATTCAAACGCCTTACACCAGCGACTGGTTTACGATTTCCCCCCAATTCAATTTCCGTCCGGTTTCCTGGAGCAACATCGTATACAAATGCACCTTCGGACGTAACATCCTGGAACTTCCGACAACATCCTCTTCGAGCAACCGGTTTACACAATCCCTGGAAATCGTTTTTGTCCCAACCCAGCAACTGGATATAAAACTGAAAGGGGAACATTACTACAACGAACTGAACGCCAAACAATCCAAAACATTATTCATGGCCGATGCCAGTTTCACATACCGGATTTCCCCGTCCTTTGAAATCGGCGGAATTATCAGCAATATTCTGGATAAAAAGGTATATTCCTATACATTATACGACCAACTGACCAATTACGACTACCGATATATGATCCGTCCCCGGAATTATATGCTACAGGCAACCCTTACTTTTTAA
- a CDS encoding GLPGLI family protein: protein MRTICLFFGIFLFSLCVRAQVIDTAYMECWYKFSYIKLKLETMGEDLMVLQIGKNCSKFYSQYTHENDSLLATPEGMKVWRQLFEAGFATGNFPHSRTLSYIHKNYPENQITVADQNNLSHYKFTEDLEKQNWQIQPETKEILGFSCQKADCEFRGRKYEAWFTPEIPIDNGPWKFAGLPGLIVAVADTAGLYQFELTGINRSERPIYFGYYSRPKYVKTDRKTFLNACWKYHSDSDGQTKAVSSVDFSFLDSKPVKLKYDQMETDYPH, encoded by the coding sequence ATGAGAACCATTTGTCTATTTTTCGGAATTTTTTTATTTTCTCTTTGTGTCCGTGCACAGGTCATAGATACCGCTTACATGGAATGTTGGTATAAGTTTTCTTACATCAAGCTTAAATTGGAAACGATGGGAGAAGACCTCATGGTACTACAAATCGGAAAAAATTGTTCAAAATTCTACAGTCAATATACCCATGAAAACGACTCCCTCCTTGCTACCCCTGAAGGGATGAAAGTTTGGAGACAACTTTTCGAAGCCGGGTTTGCAACCGGAAATTTCCCACACTCCCGCACACTTAGTTACATTCATAAAAACTATCCGGAAAATCAAATTACGGTTGCCGACCAAAACAACCTTTCCCACTATAAGTTCACAGAAGATTTGGAAAAACAAAACTGGCAAATCCAACCTGAGACAAAAGAAATACTGGGATTTTCCTGTCAAAAAGCCGATTGTGAGTTCCGCGGAAGAAAATACGAAGCCTGGTTTACCCCTGAAATACCGATAGACAACGGCCCCTGGAAATTTGCAGGACTTCCCGGCCTGATCGTTGCCGTTGCCGATACGGCAGGATTATATCAGTTCGAACTGACAGGCATAAACCGTTCCGAGCGTCCGATTTATTTCGGATACTATTCACGTCCAAAATATGTCAAAACCGACCGGAAAACCTTTCTCAATGCTTGTTGGAAATATCATTCCGACAGCGATGGACAAACCAAAGCTGTCAGCAGCGTCGATTTTTCTTTTCTCGATTCAAAACCCGTAAAACTAAAATACGACCAGATGGAAACCGATTATCCGCATTAA
- a CDS encoding Hsp20/alpha crystallin family protein, with protein sequence MSIVKKNNELRPFYSTLLDEFFNTGMMPYMSPGEKNGVPALNVKEDDKTLTLDVRVPGMKKENIKLEYKDGFLSISGESKEEKEEEEGKGKGKYLRKEFSSYSFHRTIELPEEKYNVAEAQASYKDGILEITMPKNAETEKLQKTIEVK encoded by the coding sequence AAAACAATGAATTGCGGCCTTTTTATTCCACATTGCTGGATGAGTTTTTTAATACAGGAATGATGCCTTATATGAGTCCCGGTGAGAAAAACGGTGTTCCTGCATTGAATGTAAAGGAAGATGATAAGACCCTGACACTGGATGTACGGGTACCCGGAATGAAAAAAGAAAATATCAAATTGGAATATAAAGATGGATTTTTAAGTATTTCAGGGGAAAGTAAAGAAGAAAAAGAGGAGGAAGAAGGGAAGGGAAAAGGAAAGTATCTCCGGAAAGAATTTTCTTCTTATTCGTTTCATAGAACAATCGAACTACCGGAAGAGAAGTACAATGTAGCTGAAGCACAGGCTTCCTACAAAGACGGAATTCTTGAGATTACAATGCCCAAGAACGCGGAGACAGAAAAATTGCAAAAAACAATTGAGGTTAAGTAG